The Henckelia pumila isolate YLH828 chromosome 2, ASM3356847v2, whole genome shotgun sequence genome includes a window with the following:
- the LOC140879020 gene encoding uncharacterized protein: MESNNQQCPIPANSNQDRDWNSQLGALTPEECVSSTDDNILPNNQHISYHRRLPDAEYVPVILSPGYCFRPEDDELIVDYLNKEINRERPEYIRCIRNVNVYDHSPEDLTRMYQSLGKGEWYFFTSRERKYLNGKRPNRAAGNGYWKATVADKKILANGVHVGFKKTLVFFVGKPSKGHKTDWIMHEYVSNQPTTQIRTSADDAMRLDDCVMCRIHKKYSKTEEETESSETWNQAAPKRVHMGTNQQQLSLEVENETAAYETWNQAAPKRVKTEHNQQQQLSLEVTNLDSQQNQQQAIHGQLHFGPESQQANTNPDEAQAIMDEDILQYINFDELFESHGLDSNPMNMQQPIMDILQQNQLAMQYEIWPNLPTLEQNHGHIGTNQQQLSLEVTNFNAQQNQQQEIHGQQLHFGPESL, from the exons ATGGAGTCTAACAATCAACAGTGTCCAATTCCCGCCAATTCGAATCAAGATCGAGATTGGAATAGCCAATTAGGAGCTTTAACTCCGGAAGAATGTGTTTCAAGTACAGACGACAATATTCTACCAAACAACCAACACATAAGCTATCACAGAAGACTTCCAGATGCAGAATATGTTCCGGTTATACTTTCCCCGGGATATTGCTTTCGCCCCGAAGACGATGAACTCATCGTGGACTATTTGAACAAGGAGATCAATAGAGAACGGCCCGAATACATCCGCTGTATCCGCAACGTCAACGTTTACGATCATTCTCCTGAGGATTTGACTC GGATGTATCAGAGTTTGGGAAAAGGTGAATGGTACTTCTTCACGTCTCGAGAGCGCAAGTATTTGAATGGAAAAAGGCCGAACCGAGCGGCCGGTAACGGGTATTGGAAGGCCACCGTAGCTGATAAAAAAATACTTGCAAATGGCGTGCATGTTGGATTCAAGAAGACTTTAGTGTTTTTCGTAGGGAAGCCCTCCAAAGGCCACAAAACTGATTGGATCATGCACGAGTACGTATCTAACCAGCCTACGACACAAATTAGGACAAGTGCTGATGATGCTATGCGA CTAGATGATTGTGTTATGTGTCGGATTCACAAGAAATATTCCAAAACAGAGGAAGAGACAGAGTCGTCTGAAACTTGGAACCAGGCAGCCCCCAAGCGTGTTCACATGGGTACTAATCAGCAGCAGCTCAGCCTTGAGGTAGAGAACGAGACGGCCGCGTATGAAACTTGGAACCAGGCAGCCCCCAAGCGTGTGAAAACTGAACACAATCAGCAGCAGCAGCTCAGCCTTGAGGTGACGAATTTGGACTCACAACAGAATCAGCAGCAGGCAATACATGGACAGCTTCATTTCGGCCCAGAAAGTCAGCAGGCAAATACAAATCCAGACGAGGCACAAGCAATCATGGACGAGGACATTTTGCAGTACATTAATTTCGATGAACTATTTGAAAGCCATGGCCTGGACAGTAATCCGATGAATATGCAGCAACCAATCATGGACATTTTGCAACAGAACCAATTGGCAATGCAATACGAGATATGGCCGAATCTTCCAACTCTGGAGCAGAATCATGGACACATTGGTACTAATCAGCAGCAGCTCAGCCTTGAGGTGACGAATTTCAACGCGCAACAGAATCAGCAGCAGGAAATACATGGACAGCAGCTTCATTTCGGCCCGGAAAGTTTGTAA